The following proteins are encoded in a genomic region of Zea mays cultivar B73 chromosome 9, Zm-B73-REFERENCE-NAM-5.0, whole genome shotgun sequence:
- the LOC103638126 gene encoding uncharacterized protein encodes MTTSSSVDNGGCDKQQLLTVTFAGHYATRDEGGATSPASPSPTVTTTAILYVQRPPPEALDVAGGGALFRVPVPAVMNLIARFGVLEMVTTFVENEIWRLSSSSSSTVEVATKLRTQWEQFVQARQFWSGLDLGVLDVEVNRMASILEAAGTRIGSSATAYMLSWLSSYQMQRPTAMGSPSIVAAAFVTVKMQLTLQQATIVTIRPQPCIGGCPACECGCEDRCVQPLPPPVLLPSGRGDDTYRVNPAYPQGVLFNAINQAMEQMYLALVRASNLTRCDDAARVELFLPA; translated from the exons ATGACGACCTCCTCTTCCGTCGACAACGGAGGCTGCGACAAGCAACAGCTGCTCACCGTCACCTTCGCCGGCCACTACGCCACCAGGGACGAGGGAGGTGCCACGTCTCCAGCTTCTCCAAGTCCGACAGTGACCACCACAGCAATCTTGTACGTGCAAAGGCCGCCGCCGGAAGCCCTCGACgtcgccggcggcggcgcgcTGTTCAGAGTCCCCGTCCCCGCGGTGATGAACCTCATCGCGCGGTTCGGCGTGCTGGAGATGGTGACCACCTTCGTCGAGAACGAGATCTGGCGGCTTAGTTCTTCCAGTTCCAGCACGGTGGAAGTGGCGACAAAGCTGCGGACGCAGTGGGAGCAGTTCGTGCAGGCCCGGCAGTTCTGGAGCGGCCTGGACCTGGGAGTCCTCGACGTCGAGGTCAACAGGATGGCGAGCATCCTAGAAGCAGCAGGAACCCGAATCGGTTCGTCGGCGACGGCCTACATGCTGTCGTGGCTGTCGAGCTACCAGATGCAGCGGCCGACGGCCATGGGCTCGCCGAGCATCGTGGCCGCCGCGTTCGTCACCGTGAAGATGCAGCTCACGCTGCAGCAGGCGACCATCGTCACCATTCGTCCACAACCATGCATCGGCGGCTGCCCGGCGTGCGAGTGCGGGTGCGAGGACCGCTGCGTGCAGCCACTGCCGCCGCCGGTGCTCCTGCCGTCCGGACGCGGCGACGACACCTACCGCGTCAACCCCGCGTACCCGCAGGGCGTACTGTTCAACGCCATCAACCAAGCAATGGAGCAGATGTACCTG GCGTTGGTCCGGGCGAGCAATCTGACGCGTTGCGACGACGCTGCCCGCGTCGAGTTGTTCCTGCCGGCATGA
- the LOC103638125 gene encoding inositol-3-phosphate synthase-like isoform X2 codes for MMPAHCPSPPHCLQLMVNPDNLVFGGWDISNMNLVDAMTRAKVLDIDLQKQLRPYMESMVPLLGVYDPDFIAANQGSRANNVIKGTKKEQVEQIIKDIREFKEKNKVDKVVVLWTANTERYNNVCAGLNDTMENLLASMDKNEAEISPSTLYVIACVTEGVSFINGSPQNTFVPGLIDLAIKNNCLIGGDDFKSGKTKMKSVLVDFLVGAGIKSTSIVSYNHLGNNDGMNLSTPQTFRSKEISKSNVVDDMVSSNAILYGPGEHPDLVVVIKYVLYVGDSKRAMDEYTSEIFMGSKNTIVLHNTYEDSLLTTPIILDLVLLAELSTRIQLKPEGTDKFHSFHPVATILSYLTKAPLVPPGTLVVNALAKQRAVLENIMRACVGLALENNMILEYK; via the exons ATGATGCCTGCGCACTGCCCTTCTCCACCACATTGTCTTCAGCTGATG GTGAACCCAGACAACCTTGTGTTTGGAGGCTGGGACATCAGCAACATGAACCTGGTAGATGCCATGACCAGGGCCAAGGTGCTGGACATTGACCTACAGAAGCAGCTCAGGCCCTACATGGAGTCCATGGTGCCACTTCTCGGTGTTTATGATCCAGACTTCATCGCCGCTAACCAGGGCTCTCGTGCCAATAATGTCATCAAGGGCACCAAGAAAGAACAGGTGGAGCAGATCATCAAGGATATCAG GGAGTTTAAGGAGAAGAACAAAGTGGACAAGGTAGTCGTGCTATGGACTGCAAACACTGAAAGGTACAACAATGTATGTGCTGGTCTCAACGACACAATGGAGAATCTGCTAGCATCTATGGACAAGAACGAGGCGGAGATATCGCCATCAACATTATATGTCATTGCCTGTGTCACAGAGGGGGTGTCGTTCATCAATGGGAGCCCCCAGAACACTTTTGTGCCTG GGCTGATTGATCTTGCTATCAAGAACAACTGCCTGATCGGTGGTGACGACTTCAAGAGTGGGAAGACCAAGATGAAATCGGTCCTGGTTGATTTCCTTGTTGGTGCTGGAATAAAG TCCACCTCGATTGTGAGCTACAACCACTTGGGAAACAACGACGGCATGAACCTGTCTACCCCTCAAACATTCAGGTCCAAGGAGATCTCCAAGAGCAACGTGGTGGATGACATGGTCTCAAGCAATGCCATTCTCTATGGGCCTGGCGAGCATCCCGATCTCGTTGTTGTCATCA AGTATGTGCTGTACGTGGGAGACAGTAAGAGGGCTATGGACGAGTACACATCAGAGATCTTCATGGGCAGCAAGAACACCATCGTGCTACACAACACCTATGAGGACTCGCTCCTCACCACACCGATCATCCTTGATCTGGTGCTCCTGGCTGAGCTCAGCACCAGGATCCAGCTAAAACCTGAGGGAACG GACAAGTTCCACTCCTTCCACCCGGTGGCCACCATCCTTAGCTACCTCACCAAGGCACCACTG GTTCCGCCCGGCACACTGGTGGTGAACGCTCTGGCAAAGCAGAGGGCGGTGCTGGAGAACATCATGAGGGCCTGCGTTGGCCTGGCCCTAGAGAACAACATGATCCTAGAGTACAAGTGA
- the LOC103638125 gene encoding inositol-3-phosphate synthase-like isoform X1 translates to MMPAHCPSPPHCLQLMVNPDNLVFGGWDISNMNLVDAMTRAKVLDIDLQKQLRPYMESMVPLLGVYDPDFIAANQGSRANNVIKGTKKEQVEQIIKDIREFKEKNKVDKVVVLWTANTERYNNVCAGLNDTMENLLASMDKNEAEISPSTLYVIACVTEGVSFINGSPQNTFVPGLIDLAIKNNCLIGGDDFKSGKTKMKSVLVDFLVGAGIKYVLYVGDSKRAMDEYTSEIFMGSKNTIVLHNTYEDSLLTTPIILDLVLLAELSTRIQLKPEGTDKFHSFHPVATILSYLTKAPLVPPGTLVVNALAKQRAVLENIMRACVGLALENNMILEYK, encoded by the exons ATGATGCCTGCGCACTGCCCTTCTCCACCACATTGTCTTCAGCTGATG GTGAACCCAGACAACCTTGTGTTTGGAGGCTGGGACATCAGCAACATGAACCTGGTAGATGCCATGACCAGGGCCAAGGTGCTGGACATTGACCTACAGAAGCAGCTCAGGCCCTACATGGAGTCCATGGTGCCACTTCTCGGTGTTTATGATCCAGACTTCATCGCCGCTAACCAGGGCTCTCGTGCCAATAATGTCATCAAGGGCACCAAGAAAGAACAGGTGGAGCAGATCATCAAGGATATCAG GGAGTTTAAGGAGAAGAACAAAGTGGACAAGGTAGTCGTGCTATGGACTGCAAACACTGAAAGGTACAACAATGTATGTGCTGGTCTCAACGACACAATGGAGAATCTGCTAGCATCTATGGACAAGAACGAGGCGGAGATATCGCCATCAACATTATATGTCATTGCCTGTGTCACAGAGGGGGTGTCGTTCATCAATGGGAGCCCCCAGAACACTTTTGTGCCTG GGCTGATTGATCTTGCTATCAAGAACAACTGCCTGATCGGTGGTGACGACTTCAAGAGTGGGAAGACCAAGATGAAATCGGTCCTGGTTGATTTCCTTGTTGGTGCTGGAATAAAG TATGTGCTGTACGTGGGAGACAGTAAGAGGGCTATGGACGAGTACACATCAGAGATCTTCATGGGCAGCAAGAACACCATCGTGCTACACAACACCTATGAGGACTCGCTCCTCACCACACCGATCATCCTTGATCTGGTGCTCCTGGCTGAGCTCAGCACCAGGATCCAGCTAAAACCTGAGGGAACG GACAAGTTCCACTCCTTCCACCCGGTGGCCACCATCCTTAGCTACCTCACCAAGGCACCACTG GTTCCGCCCGGCACACTGGTGGTGAACGCTCTGGCAAAGCAGAGGGCGGTGCTGGAGAACATCATGAGGGCCTGCGTTGGCCTGGCCCTAGAGAACAACATGATCCTAGAGTACAAGTGA